In the genome of Pseudobdellovibrionaceae bacterium, one region contains:
- a CDS encoding CBS domain-containing protein, with amino-acid sequence MLNAFTQKLNLPVEEFTTPDPITADENASVDALLEIMTQYNVRHIPIMKDGVATGIISQRDLKVIQGLKDEHKNLIKASDIMAKNPVTVSCSETLDEVAFTMSQEKIGSVLVNDDNGLLGIFTVTDALNALIEVIRSAR; translated from the coding sequence ATGTTAAACGCATTTACACAAAAATTGAACTTACCTGTCGAAGAATTTACAACTCCAGATCCCATCACCGCAGATGAAAATGCCTCTGTAGATGCGCTGTTAGAGATCATGACCCAATACAATGTCAGACATATTCCTATCATGAAAGACGGTGTTGCCACAGGCATCATCAGCCAACGTGATCTTAAAGTGATTCAAGGTCTTAAGGATGAACATAAAAATCTGATCAAAGCCTCAGACATCATGGCCAAAAATCCTGTTACTGTCAGTTGTTCAGAAACTTTAGACGAAGTAGCCTTCACCATGTCACAAGAAAAAATTGGCAGCGTCCTAGTCAACGATGATAACGGACTGCTTGGCATCTTTACAGTCACTGATGCTTTAAATGCTTTGATTGAAGTGATCCGCTCTGCACGCTAA
- a CDS encoding chloride channel protein, translated as MNKIKTLNSYLRWTFFSGLSGIFAGLAAAIFLISLEWVTDTRNAHSAIIWLLPIAGLGIGWVYYKFGQDVERGNSLIIDEIHTPKKIIPFHMAPFILLGTLVTHLFGGSAGREGTSVQMGASLSDQLSRFFKIEAEERKVLLVSGAGAGFAAAIGAPWAGVIFGMEMIYIGRFKFFALYQCLIASFVGYGITILLDAPHTHYPIPEVPDLSLQVVFWVAVAGLAFGMAARFFTVTTHIIEKLGQRLISYPPLKPLVGGLLLVGLFYWEGSYQYVGLGIPHIQASLEQVTSFKDPVFKSLFTSLTVGTGFKGGEFIPLVFVGTTLGSALSVMIPLGFSFLAALGFAAVFGAATNTPIACTIMAMEIFGYQIGPFALVACLVSRYISGPQSVYKTQRIYQKL; from the coding sequence TTGAACAAGATCAAAACTTTAAATTCTTATTTACGATGGACTTTTTTTAGTGGTCTTAGCGGTATCTTTGCAGGTTTGGCTGCCGCTATTTTTTTAATTTCCTTAGAATGGGTGACTGATACTCGCAATGCCCACTCCGCAATCATCTGGTTACTTCCTATAGCGGGATTGGGTATAGGTTGGGTTTATTATAAATTTGGTCAGGATGTTGAGAGAGGAAACAGTCTTATCATTGATGAGATTCACACACCTAAAAAAATCATCCCCTTTCACATGGCGCCTTTTATTTTGCTTGGTACTTTAGTCACGCATCTGTTTGGGGGTTCTGCGGGGAGAGAGGGCACATCGGTGCAAATGGGAGCGTCTCTTTCAGACCAACTTTCCCGTTTTTTTAAAATTGAAGCAGAAGAAAGAAAAGTTCTTTTGGTCTCTGGTGCGGGGGCAGGTTTTGCGGCGGCCATTGGTGCTCCTTGGGCTGGAGTGATTTTTGGTATGGAGATGATCTATATTGGACGTTTTAAATTTTTTGCTCTGTACCAGTGTTTGATCGCTTCTTTTGTCGGATATGGAATTACAATTTTATTGGATGCCCCTCACACACATTATCCCATTCCAGAAGTTCCTGATTTAAGTTTACAAGTTGTATTTTGGGTGGCTGTTGCGGGGCTTGCCTTTGGCATGGCTGCGCGTTTTTTTACTGTCACCACCCATATTATAGAAAAGCTCGGTCAGCGTCTGATTTCTTATCCTCCACTTAAGCCCCTTGTGGGGGGCTTACTTTTGGTGGGGCTTTTTTATTGGGAAGGGTCGTATCAGTATGTGGGTTTAGGAATTCCCCATATTCAAGCTTCACTAGAGCAGGTGACGTCGTTTAAAGATCCTGTATTCAAGTCTCTTTTTACATCTTTAACTGTAGGAACAGGTTTTAAAGGAGGGGAGTTTATTCCTCTAGTGTTTGTGGGCACAACTTTAGGTAGCGCACTTTCAGTGATGATTCCTTTGGGGTTTTCTTTCCTTGCAGCCCTAGGGTTTGCTGCTGTCTTTGGTGCTGCGACAAACACACCTATAGCTTGCACTATCATGGCCATGGAAATCTTTGGCTACCAGATCGGCCCATTTGCTTTGGTGGCTTGCCTAGTCAGCAGATATATCTCTGGCCCACAAAGTGTTTACAAAACCCAACGTATATACCAAAAACTCTAA
- the cueR gene encoding Cu(I)-responsive transcriptional regulator, producing the protein MNIGEAAKVSGINAKLIRHYEAVGIIPKATRSESGYRNYSEADVNILIFVKSARRLGFSMKEIKKLVSLWRNKSRSSSEVRNLALAHVQELEDRIAELDSMVKTLKHLAKKCHGNDRPECPILDELARSKY; encoded by the coding sequence ATGAATATAGGTGAAGCCGCGAAAGTTTCTGGAATCAATGCCAAACTGATCAGACACTATGAGGCTGTGGGCATTATTCCTAAAGCCACCAGGTCGGAATCTGGGTATCGCAATTACTCAGAGGCTGATGTGAACATTTTGATTTTTGTGAAAAGTGCACGCAGGCTTGGATTTTCCATGAAAGAGATCAAAAAACTTGTGAGCCTCTGGAGAAACAAATCTCGTTCTAGTTCTGAGGTGAGGAACTTGGCCTTAGCGCACGTGCAGGAATTAGAAGATCGCATTGCAGAACTTGATTCCATGGTGAAAACCTTAAAACATTTAGCTAAGAAATGCCATGGGAACGATAGGCCAGAATGTCCCATTCTTGATGAATTGGCCCGTTCTAAATACTAA
- a CDS encoding heavy metal translocating P-type ATPase, with the protein MDHHNDKDQTTGCCDTHSTKPALLVTDPVCGMQIDPKTAKGGSSHFEGQEYFFCNPKCKTKFDADPRAQLDKTPVEVSEADKEKIYTCPMHLEIRQKGPGTCPICGMALEPEEISLEDAPNPELVDFTRRFKVSAFLAVPLLFLAMSDLIPGQPVQHTLPHWLYAGLQLLLATPVVLWGGLPFFERGWSSIKTWNLNMFTLIALGTGVAYIFSIVATFWPHIFPESFRVHGGMVPLYYEASAVIITLVLLGQILELRARNQTGNAIRALMELAPKTARRVLPDGTEEDVSIEHIKPHDLFRVRPGEKIPVDGEVTEGQSVVDESMITGEPIPVEKEVGSQVTGATLNTTGSFVMKATKVGSDTLLSQIVKMVTQAQRSRAPIQKLADTVSSYFVPTVVVVSIITALVWFLIGPEPKLTYALVNAVAVLIIACPCALGLATPMSIMVGTGKGATHGILIKNAEALEGLEKITTLVVDKTGTLTLGKPKLSEVQTLNGFDQEQVLALTASLEKSSEHPLAEAIVSGALEKQIKLTPVTDFNSVTGMGITGTVQGHKVVAGNRRLLETHGIEYQQLVERAQVLQSQGHGVMLIAIDHQPAGVIAVKDPIKVSSKPAIEYFHKQGIEVVMLTGDNQNTAHVVAKELGIDKVIAEVLPDQKHEVIQQLQSKGQYVAMAGDGINDAPSLAQAHIGIAMGTGADVAIESAGVTLVKGDLTGIMRAHRLSHLTMKNIRQNLLFAFGYNTLGVPLAAGLLYPFFGILLSPMIASLAMSLSSVSVIGNSLRLRSFDLDK; encoded by the coding sequence ATGGATCATCACAATGATAAAGATCAAACAACAGGCTGCTGTGACACTCACAGCACCAAGCCCGCTTTACTTGTGACCGACCCAGTGTGTGGAATGCAAATAGACCCTAAGACCGCTAAGGGAGGAAGCAGTCACTTTGAAGGACAAGAGTATTTTTTCTGCAACCCTAAATGTAAAACCAAATTTGATGCTGACCCCAGAGCCCAACTTGATAAAACACCCGTCGAGGTTTCTGAAGCCGACAAAGAGAAAATCTACACCTGTCCTATGCACCTTGAAATCCGACAAAAAGGCCCTGGCACTTGTCCCATCTGTGGAATGGCCCTTGAGCCTGAAGAAATCTCTTTAGAGGATGCACCTAACCCTGAGCTAGTGGATTTCACTCGACGTTTTAAAGTGAGTGCTTTTCTCGCAGTCCCACTACTTTTCTTAGCCATGTCAGACCTTATTCCTGGCCAACCCGTGCAGCACACACTCCCCCACTGGCTCTATGCGGGACTCCAACTTTTACTGGCTACCCCCGTGGTTCTTTGGGGTGGCTTGCCTTTCTTTGAAAGAGGTTGGTCCTCTATCAAAACTTGGAATTTAAATATGTTTACTCTGATCGCACTTGGTACAGGTGTGGCTTATATTTTTAGTATCGTGGCTACATTTTGGCCTCATATTTTTCCAGAAAGTTTTCGAGTTCACGGAGGCATGGTCCCACTTTATTACGAAGCCTCAGCGGTCATTATCACTCTTGTGTTATTAGGACAGATTCTTGAGCTTCGTGCCAGAAACCAAACAGGAAACGCCATTCGTGCCCTGATGGAGCTTGCCCCTAAAACTGCAAGACGAGTCCTACCCGACGGCACTGAAGAAGATGTCTCTATCGAACACATCAAGCCCCATGATCTTTTCAGAGTGCGTCCTGGAGAAAAAATTCCTGTTGATGGCGAAGTGACCGAAGGCCAAAGTGTTGTGGATGAATCCATGATCACAGGCGAACCCATTCCCGTAGAAAAAGAAGTTGGAAGTCAGGTCACAGGTGCTACGTTAAACACTACGGGCTCTTTTGTCATGAAGGCCACCAAAGTGGGTTCGGATACTCTTTTATCTCAGATTGTAAAGATGGTGACGCAAGCTCAGCGAAGTCGCGCTCCGATTCAAAAGTTAGCTGACACCGTGTCCTCGTATTTTGTTCCCACTGTGGTTGTGGTCTCGATCATCACTGCTCTTGTATGGTTTCTGATTGGACCAGAACCTAAGTTGACCTACGCTTTAGTCAATGCCGTCGCAGTTCTGATCATTGCCTGCCCCTGTGCTTTGGGGCTAGCCACTCCGATGTCCATTATGGTGGGCACAGGCAAAGGAGCCACTCATGGCATTTTAATTAAAAATGCTGAAGCTTTAGAGGGGCTAGAAAAAATCACAACGCTTGTGGTGGATAAAACTGGAACTTTAACTTTGGGAAAACCTAAACTCTCAGAAGTGCAAACCTTAAACGGTTTTGATCAAGAGCAGGTTTTAGCTCTGACAGCCTCTTTAGAAAAATCCAGCGAACATCCGTTGGCAGAAGCTATTGTATCGGGAGCACTTGAAAAACAAATAAAGTTGACTCCTGTGACAGACTTTAACTCTGTCACAGGGATGGGCATTACTGGCACCGTGCAAGGGCACAAAGTGGTTGCAGGCAATCGACGCCTTCTTGAAACACATGGCATCGAGTATCAGCAGTTAGTAGAAAGGGCTCAAGTCCTACAATCTCAAGGACATGGAGTCATGCTGATCGCGATTGATCATCAGCCCGCAGGAGTGATCGCCGTAAAAGACCCAATCAAAGTAAGCTCCAAACCTGCTATTGAGTATTTTCACAAACAGGGAATCGAAGTGGTGATGCTCACTGGCGACAATCAAAACACGGCCCATGTTGTCGCTAAAGAGCTTGGCATTGACAAGGTCATCGCTGAAGTTCTTCCCGATCAAAAACATGAAGTGATTCAGCAACTGCAATCTAAAGGTCAATATGTCGCGATGGCAGGTGATGGCATTAACGATGCCCCTTCACTTGCGCAGGCTCATATTGGAATTGCTATGGGCACAGGCGCTGATGTGGCCATTGAAAGTGCAGGAGTCACTCTGGTCAAAGGAGACCTGACAGGAATCATGCGTGCCCATCGCTTAAGTCACCTGACCATGAAAAACATCAGACAGAATCTTTTATTTGCTTTTGGTTACAACACTCTTGGCGTCCCACTTGCTGCGGGGCTTTTGTATCCTTTTTTTGGAATTCTATTAAGTCCTATGATTGCAAGTTTGGCCATGAGTTTAAGTTCCGTATCAGTGATTGGAAATTCATTACGTTTGCGAAGTTTTGATTTGGATAAATAA
- a CDS encoding ATP-binding protein, whose translation MNNLSIDDLLSSQENEALDFKQEYPSTNSDLIHDILNLANSITDSDRYLVFGVQDNKNICGIETDNKRKSIANIITILRSARLNKIPKISLKTICFQNHEIDILIIKNEDEKPYFLTEDYTSNGRPLRAGAIFSRVADTNTPVNSTTADHIVEKMFYERFGFKLTPKEKLFKYLHELQMWSYGYNENGNLYFFHERFPEFTIVAKDQDFSESYVEPWSINFPDKNSKRRDFFVKYNGTILDNLTLIWLDGTRGKRIQPYRVDIQKDDTYYLSYYYVENSLDHLVNKMIQKCYPDTGHQRRLEKLFPSFKSHEDAEKILNEDFAKELKEYTWYYFNKKDDDFIIIESGKEWKIFWKR comes from the coding sequence ATGAATAATTTATCAATAGATGACTTGCTTAGCTCACAAGAAAATGAAGCTCTTGATTTCAAGCAAGAGTATCCTTCTACAAACTCAGACTTGATCCATGATATTTTGAATTTAGCAAACTCAATCACGGATTCAGATAGATATTTAGTTTTTGGCGTTCAAGATAATAAGAATATATGTGGAATTGAAACCGATAACAAAAGGAAGAGTATTGCCAATATAATCACAATCCTTAGATCTGCGCGCTTAAATAAAATCCCAAAAATATCCTTAAAAACAATATGTTTCCAAAATCATGAAATTGATATTTTAATCATCAAAAATGAAGATGAAAAACCTTATTTTCTTACCGAGGACTATACTTCAAATGGGCGTCCTCTACGCGCAGGAGCTATATTTTCACGTGTTGCTGACACAAATACACCAGTCAATAGCACAACAGCAGACCATATTGTTGAAAAAATGTTTTATGAGCGCTTTGGATTCAAACTCACGCCAAAAGAAAAACTTTTTAAATATTTACACGAACTTCAAATGTGGAGCTACGGATACAATGAAAATGGAAATTTGTATTTCTTCCATGAACGATTTCCAGAATTTACTATAGTTGCAAAAGATCAAGATTTTTCAGAATCCTATGTTGAGCCGTGGAGTATTAATTTTCCCGATAAAAATTCCAAAAGAAGAGATTTTTTTGTAAAATATAACGGAACTATTTTAGATAATCTAACACTTATTTGGTTAGACGGAACCAGAGGAAAGAGGATTCAGCCTTATCGTGTAGACATCCAAAAAGACGATACTTACTACCTATCATATTACTATGTAGAAAACTCATTAGATCATCTTGTTAACAAAATGATTCAGAAATGTTATCCAGACACTGGTCATCAAAGAAGACTCGAAAAACTATTTCCTTCCTTTAAATCACACGAGGACGCTGAAAAAATTTTAAACGAAGACTTTGCTAAAGAGTTAAAAGAATATACTTGGTACTACTTTAATAAAAAAGACGACGACTTTATTATAATTGAGTCTGGCAAAGAATGGAAAATTTTTTGGAAAAGATAA
- a CDS encoding ATP-binding protein — translation MKTQFDLPLEVPISGLFESIRGFKYSFHEAIADIVDNSVDAKATVIHIYIDKDEGIQIVDDGEGMNEDDLKGAITPWRNAGHKSAKKGQKGKYGVGLKSAGFSLGDIICIHTRRRGGTFYYVEMPLESLRKKSKDNLIKVSIEPTELWNQTGLTNGTIIEIRQVNKRKVRADLIDSLRNRLGLSFYGMLERDELVIMIDRAPVDPINPLLPELQKNSRLNYYHSYSLKEIEIEDDDGSKVIFKVSAAHLGRGGHWSEKERKNLRMFLKSASPQFGGAQLKIQEQGLYISRNGRLITQGGWYGTRAFSHHHSPCRILIEFSDDGDNLMGVDHTKTKPEIQDHVTAKLNQQYINQIFSDSEDRYRDEGTEFKRQWQKKKADEELKKSGKGKPSPADLRMDRDNKISNAIPGYDDKQKGIEDDLKEDLEDEWWMIVDHLPYDCLWAPMVNKEGEVTVLFNENHPGYSALFYEDDEDKVRQNLNNFFYTLSTYEAHFGELTRRLDNELKDELKRQLAAYRRYVSKEFREFE, via the coding sequence ATGAAAACTCAGTTCGACTTACCTTTAGAGGTTCCAATTTCAGGGCTATTTGAGTCCATTCGTGGATTCAAATACTCATTTCACGAAGCTATTGCCGATATAGTTGACAATAGTGTGGATGCGAAAGCTACAGTGATTCACATATACATAGATAAAGATGAAGGAATCCAAATTGTAGATGATGGCGAAGGAATGAATGAAGACGATCTTAAGGGAGCAATTACTCCATGGAGAAATGCTGGTCACAAATCTGCAAAAAAAGGTCAAAAGGGAAAGTATGGAGTTGGATTGAAATCGGCAGGGTTTAGTTTGGGTGATATAATATGCATTCATACAAGAAGAAGAGGAGGGACATTTTATTATGTGGAGATGCCCTTAGAAAGTTTGCGAAAGAAGAGCAAAGATAATCTAATAAAAGTATCTATCGAGCCAACGGAACTTTGGAATCAGACGGGCCTTACAAACGGGACAATCATTGAAATTAGACAAGTTAACAAACGTAAAGTAAGAGCAGATTTAATTGATAGTTTAAGAAATCGTTTAGGGTTATCCTTTTATGGTATGTTGGAACGAGATGAATTGGTGATCATGATAGATAGGGCACCAGTTGACCCAATAAACCCTCTCCTTCCTGAGCTACAGAAGAACTCTCGATTAAATTATTATCATTCATATTCATTGAAAGAGATTGAAATTGAAGATGATGATGGATCAAAAGTAATTTTTAAAGTATCTGCAGCACATTTAGGTCGTGGTGGCCATTGGTCTGAGAAAGAAAGAAAAAATCTAAGAATGTTTCTAAAAAGTGCTTCTCCCCAATTTGGTGGAGCTCAATTAAAAATTCAAGAGCAGGGTTTATATATTTCCCGAAATGGACGTTTGATTACTCAAGGAGGGTGGTATGGGACAAGAGCATTTTCGCATCATCATAGCCCATGTAGAATTTTGATAGAGTTTTCTGATGATGGAGACAATTTAATGGGTGTGGACCACACCAAGACTAAGCCAGAAATACAAGACCACGTCACTGCCAAGCTCAACCAGCAGTATATAAATCAAATTTTTTCGGATAGCGAAGACAGGTATAGGGATGAGGGCACGGAGTTTAAGCGACAATGGCAAAAGAAAAAGGCCGATGAAGAACTAAAAAAATCTGGAAAGGGAAAGCCTTCTCCAGCTGATTTAAGAATGGATAGAGACAACAAAATTTCTAATGCAATTCCAGGTTATGATGATAAGCAAAAAGGAATAGAAGATGACTTAAAGGAAGACTTGGAAGATGAATGGTGGATGATAGTCGATCATTTGCCTTATGATTGCCTATGGGCTCCAATGGTCAATAAAGAGGGTGAAGTTACGGTTCTTTTTAACGAAAATCATCCTGGTTATTCTGCTCTTTTTTATGAAGATGATGAAGATAAAGTCAGACAAAATTTAAATAACTTTTTTTATACACTTTCAACCTATGAAGCGCATTTTGGTGAGCTAACTCGTCGGTTAGACAATGAATTAAAAGATGAGTTGAAAAGGCAATTGGCTGCATATAGAAGATATGTTTCTAAGGAGTTTAGAGAGTTTGAATAG
- a CDS encoding DUF3883 domain-containing protein — translation MNRLEIGDRAEEIALDYEFSRLKICGASKFVTLVSDNTSLGYDIESIDSVGHPVTPRFIEVKAFGSSNTFFISKNEMERLGALGELAFLYLVDVNLGQVVHEIRNPVAKGVFKNAEVCKLKIVY, via the coding sequence ATGAATAGATTAGAAATTGGAGATAGGGCTGAGGAAATAGCATTGGATTATGAGTTTTCACGGTTAAAAATTTGTGGTGCTTCGAAATTTGTTACTCTTGTCTCTGACAATACTTCTTTGGGGTATGATATAGAATCTATAGATTCTGTAGGTCATCCAGTGACTCCAAGATTTATTGAAGTAAAGGCGTTCGGTTCATCAAACACATTTTTTATTTCAAAAAATGAGATGGAACGTCTTGGGGCTTTGGGGGAGTTGGCATTTTTGTATTTGGTAGATGTGAATTTGGGTCAAGTTGTTCATGAAATAAGAAACCCTGTGGCGAAAGGAGTTTTTAAAAATGCAGAAGTCTGTAAATTAAAGATAGTATATTAA
- a CDS encoding DEAD/DEAH box helicase, producing MNTVEIRYDEIEGASFLRWPPAADSAIKFAVNPPLEDFTLRLAKIESSMVGPLRDFLRGRGFGIRVPEEDVEYRQKKAEWADKLRYGCNEYTDLEILSYLESLGVDFRAIQEQGILLSLRNHITLLSAICGSGKTIIMLTVLQFLKDRGGVRALILSPNTATGVYSREVRKFAKYFDLTIEDLSCASNHEIQCRFETTNCDIVVLPYSKVHSFTNELRAFTNRFHGRETVLLPDEAHALKNVKSRVSKSVRRVAPFFGRVILSTATPMPKGPKDVRGYLSLVSDPLPEQHYRNEIPPEDYQILEGMAFVSGEEDLSYAPVDKVKFTYRNQGELDSHLVAEISREIEAGRKAIIFCTTNAAISHVYNKFPEIGKAVLSGTYHTDDPNSSVLLLGRKPECQQKAIDQFNRNPECKLLIANYRVGSTGLNLQESGARIAFFYEITTNGADFYQSKFRIRRPYIFPEGGFRYIYAIPSELRLRRQATRQFAKLDSQQALLDELKLNTRKAP from the coding sequence AGTTGAAATACGATATGATGAAATTGAAGGCGCAAGTTTCTTACGATGGCCACCCGCGGCTGATTCTGCAATTAAATTTGCAGTTAACCCACCATTAGAAGATTTTACTCTTAGACTCGCGAAAATTGAAAGTAGCATGGTTGGCCCTCTTAGAGATTTTTTAAGAGGGCGTGGGTTTGGTATTCGGGTTCCAGAAGAGGATGTAGAATATAGGCAAAAGAAGGCCGAATGGGCTGATAAGTTGAGATATGGTTGCAATGAATATACTGATTTGGAAATTTTGAGTTATTTGGAATCTCTAGGTGTTGATTTTAGAGCAATTCAAGAGCAGGGGATTTTGCTTTCGTTAAGAAACCATATCACTTTGCTTTCGGCTATTTGTGGGTCTGGAAAAACCATAATAATGCTAACTGTTTTACAATTTCTTAAGGATAGAGGTGGGGTTAGAGCACTAATACTGTCTCCAAACACTGCCACTGGGGTGTATTCGAGAGAAGTAAGAAAGTTTGCTAAATATTTTGATTTAACCATTGAAGATCTCTCCTGTGCCTCGAACCATGAAATTCAATGTCGATTTGAAACAACAAACTGTGACATTGTTGTTTTGCCTTATTCAAAAGTTCACAGTTTTACAAACGAGTTGAGGGCATTTACGAATAGGTTTCATGGTAGGGAGACAGTTTTATTGCCAGACGAGGCTCATGCCTTAAAAAATGTAAAAAGTAGAGTTAGCAAATCGGTTCGACGTGTGGCTCCATTCTTTGGAAGAGTTATTTTGAGTACTGCCACACCGATGCCCAAAGGGCCTAAAGACGTGAGAGGATATCTTTCTCTAGTTAGTGATCCTTTGCCAGAGCAGCATTATCGGAATGAAATTCCTCCTGAAGACTATCAAATATTAGAAGGTATGGCCTTCGTATCGGGAGAAGAAGATCTATCATATGCGCCTGTAGATAAGGTGAAATTTACCTATAGAAATCAAGGTGAATTGGACTCTCATCTTGTAGCTGAAATATCTAGAGAGATTGAGGCTGGGAGAAAGGCAATTATTTTTTGTACCACAAACGCCGCTATTTCCCATGTCTACAACAAATTTCCAGAAATCGGAAAGGCAGTCTTAAGTGGCACCTACCATACTGATGACCCGAATTCTTCTGTTCTCCTTCTTGGTAGGAAACCAGAGTGTCAACAAAAGGCCATTGATCAATTCAATCGAAATCCTGAGTGCAAACTATTGATAGCGAATTACAGAGTGGGTTCCACTGGATTAAATCTTCAGGAATCGGGAGCAAGGATAGCATTTTTCTATGAAATCACAACAAACGGGGCTGACTTCTACCAAAGTAAGTTTCGGATTAGGAGACCGTATATTTTTCCTGAGGGTGGTTTTCGATATATATATGCTATTCCATCTGAATTGAGGTTAAGAAGGCAGGCTACACGACAATTTGCAAAGTTGGATAGCCAGCAGGCTTTGCTTGACGAACTTAAATTGAATACACGGAAAGCGCCATGA